The Carassius auratus strain Wakin chromosome 27, ASM336829v1, whole genome shotgun sequence genome includes a region encoding these proteins:
- the ncbp2as2 gene encoding uncharacterized protein NCBP2-AS2, whose protein sequence is MVLRRIFHALINNAQVVEKLSESRPIRRAAQITAYAIAKAQIAGKDASTKLLRSDTIRQIREETSKMPRDVEELGRRATRLRDTFVKDVKEGMRDANRRIKDRK, encoded by the coding sequence ATGGTGCTGCGGCGGATCTTCCATGCTTTGATAAATAACGCTCAAGTAGTAGAGAAGCTCTCGGAGTCTCGACCCATCAGACGCGCGGCGCAGATCACGGCCTACGCCATCGCTAAAGCACAAATCGCCGGGAAAGACGCCTCGACCAAGCTGCTCAGATCCGACACTATACGCCAGATACGCGAGGAGACGTCAAAGATGCCCAGGGATGTGGAAGAGTTGGGTCGGAGAGCTACTAGACTGCGGGATACATTTGTAAAGGATGTGAAAGAGGGAATGAGAGACGCCAACAGACGGATAAAAGACAGAAAGTGA